In Streptomyces sp. RFCAC02, the following proteins share a genomic window:
- a CDS encoding TetR/AcrR family transcriptional regulator has protein sequence MNARERILDAAAGVMREQGVANATTKQIARAAGTSEALLYKHFRDKEEILLHVLAERMPAFPTGARAGEGSVEANLTAVAHGALRFYLHAFPMMASMVAQPRLMAAVRDSLAGYGAGPRHPVTALTAYLAAERDLGRVAPGADPAAGAALLMGACFQQAFLRYFEGGPDIPEEAAAALVRGLLPALLP, from the coding sequence ATGAACGCACGGGAACGCATCCTGGACGCCGCCGCCGGCGTCATGCGCGAACAGGGCGTCGCCAACGCCACGACGAAGCAGATCGCGCGCGCCGCGGGCACCTCCGAGGCGCTGCTCTACAAGCACTTCCGCGACAAGGAGGAGATCCTCCTGCACGTCCTCGCGGAGCGGATGCCGGCCTTCCCCACCGGGGCGCGCGCCGGCGAGGGGAGCGTCGAGGCCAACCTCACCGCGGTCGCGCACGGGGCGCTCCGCTTCTACCTGCACGCCTTCCCGATGATGGCCTCGATGGTGGCCCAGCCCCGGCTGATGGCCGCGGTCCGCGACTCGCTGGCCGGGTACGGGGCCGGACCCCGCCACCCGGTCACGGCGCTCACCGCGTACCTGGCGGCCGAGCGGGACCTCGGCCGCGTGGCGCCCGGCGCCGACCCCGCCGCCGGCGCGGCGCTGCTCATGGGCGCCTGCTTCCAGCAGGCGTTCCTCCGGTACTTCGAGGGCGGCCCCGACATCCCCGAGGAGGCGGCGGCCGCCCTGGTGCGCGGGCTGCTCCCGGCGCTCCTGCCCTGA
- a CDS encoding NAD(P)-binding oxidoreductase — MKLTVLGANGGTGSAVVRQAVAAGHDVTAVVRDAARMPADLREHVRVTVADGGPASADALADAVAGRDAVVNAIGTRDRKHPTGACADSTAALVRAARAAGGAGPRLVIASNSAMAPGAGDDPFTRFVVKPLILAPLLKHMLDDMRRAERTVRDSGLPWTVVRAGRLTDRPGKGRHRHRVDRNVPGGFQITRADFATALLDSATDPGRAGHVVSVGN, encoded by the coding sequence ATGAAACTCACCGTGCTCGGCGCCAACGGCGGCACCGGCAGCGCCGTCGTGCGCCAGGCCGTCGCGGCAGGCCACGACGTGACCGCCGTCGTCCGCGACGCCGCCCGGATGCCCGCCGACCTGCGGGAACACGTCCGCGTCACCGTGGCGGACGGCGGCCCGGCGTCCGCCGACGCCCTGGCGGACGCCGTCGCCGGACGCGACGCGGTCGTCAACGCGATCGGCACGCGCGACCGGAAGCACCCCACCGGCGCGTGCGCCGACAGCACGGCCGCCCTCGTCCGGGCGGCACGGGCCGCCGGCGGCGCGGGGCCGCGCCTCGTCATCGCGAGCAACAGCGCGATGGCCCCGGGCGCCGGCGACGACCCGTTCACCCGCTTCGTCGTCAAACCGCTGATCCTGGCGCCCCTGCTGAAGCACATGCTCGACGACATGCGCCGCGCCGAGCGGACCGTGCGGGACTCGGGCCTGCCGTGGACGGTCGTCCGGGCCGGACGGCTGACCGACCGGCCCGGCAAGGGCCGCCACCGCCACCGCGTCGACCGCAACGTCCCCGGCGGATTCCAGATCACCCGCGCCGACTTCGCCACGGCGCTGCTGGACTCCGCCACCGACCCGGGCCGCGCCGGACACGTCGTCTCGGTCGGCAACTGA